In Geopsychrobacter electrodiphilus DSM 16401, a single window of DNA contains:
- a CDS encoding universal stress protein, with protein MNLKDILVHIDNRQTCASRLAVAVQLATQQKARLTGLYVIPQPYTAPHLGDPQQLAAEARVNFIHAVTSAGLDSGWICVESVKSGLPLPHALNLYAHYHDLLVVSQTDADAPDRVIPASLPERAVLGSGRPVLIVPYTGEFKTLGKRVMLAWRGGPESSRALHDALPLLREADSVRVISIQGRGGDETYTAHDADICDHLLRYQLPISSEKLNAGNLSVGDLLLSRCADDGSDLLVMGAFSQTRHGHQTLGEVGSHLLKCMTLPVLMSY; from the coding sequence ATGAATCTCAAGGATATACTGGTTCATATCGACAATCGGCAAACCTGTGCTTCTCGGCTGGCGGTAGCGGTTCAACTGGCTACCCAGCAAAAGGCGCGCCTGACTGGTCTCTACGTGATTCCGCAACCCTACACGGCCCCGCATCTGGGAGATCCTCAACAACTCGCCGCTGAGGCGAGAGTTAACTTTATTCACGCGGTTACCTCTGCCGGCCTGGATTCGGGTTGGATCTGTGTCGAAAGCGTGAAGAGCGGCCTGCCTCTGCCGCACGCTCTGAACCTCTATGCCCATTATCATGATCTGCTGGTTGTCAGTCAGACCGATGCTGACGCCCCGGATCGTGTGATCCCTGCCAGTCTGCCCGAGAGAGCCGTGCTCGGTTCCGGGCGCCCGGTGTTGATTGTGCCCTATACTGGTGAATTTAAAACCCTGGGCAAGCGGGTCATGCTCGCCTGGCGCGGTGGCCCCGAATCAAGCCGCGCCCTGCATGATGCCCTCCCGCTGTTGCGCGAGGCCGATTCGGTGCGGGTCATCAGCATTCAGGGGCGTGGCGGTGATGAGACCTACACCGCTCATGATGCCGATATCTGCGATCATCTGCTGCGCTATCAGTTGCCGATCTCCAGTGAAAAGCTGAACGCCGGGAATCTGAGTGTCGGCGATCTGCTGCTCAGCCGCTGTGCCGATGACGGCAGTGATCTTCTGGTGATGGGAGCCTTTTCTCAGACGAGACATGGGCATCAGACCCTCGGCGAAGTCGGGAGTCACCTGCTCAAGTGTATGACCCTGCCGGTGCTGATGTCCTACTAA
- a CDS encoding branched-chain amino acid ABC transporter permease, whose amino-acid sequence MKKLQGFGYPIFFAVLAVLPYVLDSRWQAVAITFLIFTVVALSQDIILGKCGMFNMGQALFFGIGAYTTAILNTHYGWPLLATIPLAILIPAIFGVILAGPIVHLRGDYLLVTTIGFNIVFVQVVQNNLGGITGGPNGIFGIDSMKLFGVGLVSQESVYYLAFAVLLLTLWIMRNLEKSKVGRAMHYLREDQLAAESIGINTRIYKIFAFALGAGIAGLAGTVFAVQYSAVSPEAFDFMQSVLFFSIVIVGGSSVPGVLIGVFVMFVLPEVFREFATWRFFIFGFAMIVSMILRPRGIWPATFGKIPKFLIKGGSHGA is encoded by the coding sequence ATGAAGAAACTACAAGGATTCGGCTATCCGATCTTCTTTGCCGTCCTGGCTGTATTGCCGTATGTTCTCGATTCGCGCTGGCAAGCGGTGGCGATCACCTTTTTGATCTTTACCGTGGTGGCCTTGTCACAGGATATTATTCTCGGCAAGTGCGGCATGTTTAATATGGGCCAGGCGCTGTTCTTCGGCATAGGAGCCTATACCACGGCGATTCTTAACACTCATTACGGCTGGCCGCTCCTGGCGACCATTCCGCTGGCGATTCTGATCCCAGCGATTTTCGGCGTGATTCTCGCGGGTCCCATCGTGCACCTTCGCGGCGATTATCTGCTGGTAACGACCATCGGTTTCAATATCGTTTTTGTGCAGGTGGTGCAGAACAATCTCGGCGGCATCACCGGAGGCCCCAATGGTATCTTCGGGATTGATTCGATGAAACTGTTTGGTGTCGGATTGGTGAGTCAGGAATCGGTGTATTATCTCGCCTTTGCCGTGTTGCTGTTAACCCTGTGGATCATGCGCAACCTGGAGAAAAGCAAGGTTGGTCGAGCGATGCATTATCTGCGCGAGGACCAGTTGGCGGCAGAGAGTATCGGGATCAATACGCGGATTTACAAAATTTTCGCTTTCGCCCTGGGCGCCGGTATCGCCGGTCTGGCAGGGACGGTGTTTGCCGTGCAGTATTCGGCGGTCAGTCCCGAAGCCTTTGATTTTATGCAATCGGTGCTCTTTTTCAGTATTGTCATCGTTGGGGGTTCATCGGTTCCCGGGGTGCTGATCGGAGTATTCGTTATGTTTGTGCTGCCGGAGGTGTTTCGTGAGTTTGCCACCTGGCGTTTCTTTATCTTCGGTTTCGCCATGATTGTGTCGATGATCCTGCGTCCGCGTGGTATCTGGCCGGCGACCTTCGGCAAGATCCCCAAGTTCCTGATCAAGGGAGGAAGCCATGGCGCGTAA
- a CDS encoding MGMT family protein: MIACRPLYPSIYALVMEIPPGFVTTYGRIGQIVGCTARTVGFAMAALPRETGLPWQRVINAQGRVSPRVDGEGNILQRDLLEAEGIVFDRNQRIDLTNYLWEFSDRLVSRHQV; this comes from the coding sequence ATGATCGCTTGCCGTCCTCTCTATCCCAGTATCTATGCGTTAGTAATGGAGATCCCGCCAGGGTTTGTGACAACCTATGGCAGGATTGGCCAGATTGTTGGTTGCACTGCACGTACTGTTGGTTTTGCGATGGCCGCACTGCCGCGCGAAACCGGTCTGCCCTGGCAGCGGGTGATCAATGCCCAGGGGCGGGTCAGCCCACGGGTCGATGGTGAAGGGAATATTTTGCAGCGTGATCTGCTTGAAGCCGAAGGGATCGTCTTCGATCGCAATCAGCGAATCGATCTGACCAACTATCTCTGGGAGTTTTCAGACCGTTTGGTTTCGCGTCATCAGGTTTAA
- a CDS encoding MFS transporter translates to MNGNDFILRGTKDYRRANLALFFAGFVTFSTLYAFQPLFPNLVFEFGISPAHASLTLSFATFALALTLPISGSLSDAWGRRRLMGVSVVLASLLALSSAGHIDLPNLLALRLLQGVVLAGVPAVAMAYLNDEIDPSAIGSAMGLYIAGNACGGMSGRILTAWLTDLFSWRVAVAGIGLLSLMLALLFWRLLPPSRNFERRPLHLGELSASLFSHLRNPGLQCLFFLAFTCMGGFVTLYNYVSFRLLGPEFNLSQAQVALIFLAYAFGASGSSIMGQLTDRYGRSLMLFTALAIMGSGLLLTLMSQLVTVICGIVVFTIGFFGAHAIASAWVGVLAGQARAQASSLYLFSYYMGSSISGTGGGFFYSAWGWTGVVLLIGLLLIAALLAGLRLNLMTRNQTV, encoded by the coding sequence ATGAACGGCAACGACTTTATTTTACGCGGAACAAAAGACTACCGTCGCGCCAATCTGGCACTTTTTTTTGCCGGGTTTGTAACCTTCTCCACTCTTTATGCCTTTCAGCCGTTATTCCCCAACCTGGTCTTCGAGTTTGGCATCTCCCCGGCACATGCCAGCCTGACACTCTCTTTCGCGACCTTCGCTCTCGCTCTAACCTTGCCGATCTCCGGCAGTCTGTCCGATGCATGGGGCCGACGTCGCTTGATGGGCGTCTCGGTCGTGCTCGCTTCTCTGCTGGCACTATCCAGCGCCGGTCATATTGACTTGCCAAATCTTCTGGCCCTGCGTCTACTTCAGGGGGTTGTGCTTGCGGGTGTGCCGGCCGTGGCGATGGCCTATTTAAACGATGAGATTGATCCGAGCGCCATTGGCAGCGCCATGGGTCTTTACATCGCGGGAAATGCCTGTGGCGGTATGAGCGGACGAATTTTGACCGCCTGGCTGACCGATCTCTTCAGTTGGCGGGTAGCGGTAGCGGGTATCGGCTTGCTCAGCCTGATGCTCGCCCTGTTGTTCTGGCGCCTGCTCCCCCCCTCGCGGAATTTCGAACGCCGCCCTCTGCACCTGGGGGAACTGAGCGCATCACTCTTTTCACATCTGCGCAACCCGGGGTTACAGTGCCTGTTTTTTCTGGCGTTTACCTGTATGGGCGGGTTTGTCACGCTTTACAACTACGTCAGTTTCCGCCTCCTCGGCCCTGAATTCAATCTCAGCCAGGCCCAGGTCGCACTCATCTTCCTCGCCTACGCTTTCGGTGCCAGCGGTTCCAGCATCATGGGCCAATTGACCGACCGCTACGGTCGCAGCCTGATGCTGTTCACCGCGCTTGCCATCATGGGCAGCGGCCTGCTCCTGACCCTGATGTCACAGTTGGTCACGGTTATCTGCGGCATTGTGGTCTTTACCATCGGCTTTTTCGGAGCGCACGCGATCGCCTCGGCCTGGGTCGGAGTCCTCGCCGGCCAGGCGCGCGCGCAGGCCTCATCCCTTTACCTTTTTTCCTATTATATGGGCTCGAGTATTTCGGGAACCGGCGGCGGATTCTTTTACAGCGCCTGGGGATGGACCGGGGTGGTTCTGCTGATTGGACTGTTGTTGATAGCGGCGCTGCTGGCCGGGCTGAGGTTAAACCTGATGACGCGAAACCAAACGGTCTGA
- a CDS encoding haloacid dehalogenase type II, which yields MITLAFDVYGTLIDTAGVITALQQKIGGQAYAASEMWRSKQLEYSFRRGLMQNYQDFAVCTRQALDYVCSTMQLSLSRSERDELLASYRSLPAFADVLSGLKACQLAGFRLYAFSNGRTDDVQHLLEQAGIRDFFIDVISTSEISSFKPNPGVYANFLRRASCTGAEAWLISGNPFDVIGALSAGLRSAWIKRNPTAIFDPWEFEPTLTLENLTQLSTSLQHTTIR from the coding sequence ATGATAACCTTGGCTTTTGATGTTTACGGCACCCTGATAGATACTGCGGGAGTCATTACTGCTTTGCAGCAGAAAATCGGGGGACAAGCCTACGCCGCCAGCGAGATGTGGCGCAGCAAGCAGCTTGAATATTCGTTTCGACGCGGGCTGATGCAGAATTATCAGGATTTTGCTGTTTGCACTCGACAGGCTCTCGATTACGTCTGTTCAACAATGCAGTTATCACTCTCAAGAAGTGAACGCGACGAACTGCTCGCCAGCTACCGCAGCCTCCCGGCCTTTGCTGACGTACTCTCAGGACTCAAGGCCTGCCAGCTGGCCGGATTCAGACTCTACGCCTTTTCCAACGGCCGCACTGATGATGTCCAGCACCTGCTCGAACAGGCCGGTATCCGTGATTTTTTTATTGATGTGATCAGCACCAGCGAGATCAGCAGTTTCAAACCAAATCCAGGCGTCTACGCAAATTTTCTGCGCCGTGCCAGTTGCACAGGGGCCGAAGCCTGGCTGATCTCCGGCAACCCCTTCGATGTCATCGGGGCCCTCTCGGCAGGGCTGCGCAGTGCCTGGATCAAACGCAATCCGACAGCCATTTTCGATCCATGGGAGTTCGAACCAACCCTGACTCTCGAGAATCTGACCCAGCTGTCGACCTCGCTTCAACACACAACGATACGCTGA
- a CDS encoding ABC transporter ATP-binding protein encodes MARNELILTEVTKRFGGLTAVDALNLKVEAGQIYGVIGPNGAGKTTVFNCITGIYKSEEGSVNWRGEEIRGLTPYQIVDRGIVRTFQTIRLFGQMSVAENIMSGRHIKSSQKLWHGIFHTPGSRKDELANWHKVEEQLDFFSLGEFAATPVGSLAYGIQRRVEMARAMAVEPTLLILDEPAAGLNDNETLGLLETIFKIRDKGVTVLLIEHDMDLVMKVTDYLTVINFGKKIAEGTPAEIQKNPAVIEAYLGSEDEDDDE; translated from the coding sequence ATGGCGCGTAATGAACTGATACTCACCGAGGTCACCAAGCGCTTTGGAGGGCTGACCGCGGTTGATGCCCTGAACCTTAAGGTGGAAGCAGGCCAGATCTACGGTGTCATTGGACCCAACGGTGCGGGGAAGACCACGGTCTTCAACTGTATCACCGGGATCTACAAGTCGGAAGAGGGCTCGGTCAACTGGCGCGGTGAAGAGATCCGTGGCCTGACCCCTTATCAGATTGTCGACCGCGGCATCGTGCGAACCTTCCAGACCATCCGCCTCTTCGGGCAGATGTCGGTCGCTGAAAATATCATGAGCGGGCGTCATATCAAGAGCAGTCAGAAGCTGTGGCACGGCATCTTTCACACGCCGGGTTCAAGAAAAGACGAGTTAGCGAACTGGCACAAAGTCGAAGAGCAGCTCGATTTTTTCAGTCTCGGCGAGTTTGCGGCGACACCGGTCGGCAGCCTGGCCTACGGCATCCAGCGCCGGGTCGAGATGGCGCGGGCGATGGCGGTTGAACCAACGTTGTTGATCCTGGATGAACCGGCAGCGGGCCTCAATGACAATGAAACACTGGGATTGCTCGAGACCATCTTCAAGATCCGCGACAAGGGGGTGACGGTGTTGCTGATCGAACATGATATGGATCTGGTCATGAAGGTTACCGACTATCTGACGGTGATCAACTTTGGTAAGAAGATCGCCGAAGGGACGCCCGCAGAAATCCAGAAGAACCCGGCGGTCATCGAGGCCTACCTGGGGAGTGAGGACGAAGATGATGACGAATAA
- a CDS encoding FAD-dependent oxidoreductase translates to MLNFDELEKGFTEEEALAEAARCLKCKKPLCVGGCPIENRIPEIITAIEARDYQAAIAIINANSNLAIICARVCPHNDQCEGACVLNRKGEGIQISKLERFLAEKEMELTLNQMRDKIAIIGSGPAGLSVAAILAKQNYRVTIFEAQAKAGGVLRYGIPEYRLPNEVVEKQIEVVRNLGVRLETGVVIGEDLTIDQLFAMDYRAIFIGTGTGLSRKLEVDGESLPGAMQAIYFLGTVSLIQDGSLANRPYPVLPGDRVLVVGAGNVAVDAARTALRLGAASVRAVDIVPEKERRASDKEYDEALHEGVSFTFETSVTQIHGEDKLTGVTLQKFTRQLCGRESIIRPLPGSEERIACDKLIIAVGQKPFARIVSTTTGIKTNERGYVITENAPFYGMTTRAGVFAAGDVVHEPKTVILAMREGRRVAEALDSFLRSRDI, encoded by the coding sequence ATGCTCAATTTTGACGAACTGGAAAAGGGCTTTACCGAAGAAGAAGCCCTCGCCGAAGCGGCGCGCTGCCTGAAGTGCAAAAAGCCGCTATGCGTCGGCGGTTGCCCGATTGAAAATCGCATCCCCGAGATCATCACCGCCATCGAAGCGAGGGACTATCAAGCTGCCATCGCAATAATCAACGCCAACAGCAACCTGGCGATCATCTGTGCCCGGGTCTGCCCGCATAACGACCAGTGCGAGGGTGCCTGTGTCCTGAACCGCAAGGGAGAGGGAATCCAGATCAGCAAGCTCGAACGCTTTCTTGCCGAAAAGGAGATGGAACTGACCCTTAACCAGATGCGTGACAAGATCGCGATCATTGGTTCCGGTCCGGCCGGGCTATCGGTGGCGGCGATCCTTGCCAAGCAAAACTACCGGGTCACAATCTTCGAGGCCCAGGCCAAGGCAGGTGGCGTGTTGCGTTACGGCATCCCCGAATACCGCCTGCCCAACGAGGTGGTCGAAAAACAGATTGAGGTGGTGCGCAACCTCGGCGTGCGCTTGGAAACCGGCGTAGTGATCGGTGAGGATCTGACCATCGATCAACTCTTCGCCATGGACTACCGGGCGATCTTCATCGGCACCGGCACCGGCCTGTCGCGCAAGCTCGAGGTTGACGGCGAATCCCTCCCCGGCGCCATGCAGGCGATCTATTTTCTCGGCACCGTCAGCCTGATCCAGGACGGCAGCCTCGCCAATCGTCCCTACCCGGTGCTGCCGGGCGATCGGGTGCTGGTGGTCGGAGCCGGCAACGTCGCGGTCGATGCCGCCCGTACCGCGCTGCGCCTGGGTGCGGCCAGCGTCAGGGCGGTGGATATTGTCCCGGAGAAGGAGCGCCGCGCCAGCGACAAGGAGTACGACGAGGCCCTGCACGAAGGGGTCAGCTTCACCTTCGAGACCAGCGTCACGCAGATCCACGGCGAAGACAAACTGACCGGGGTCACCCTGCAAAAATTCACCCGTCAGCTCTGCGGCCGCGAAAGCATCATCCGGCCACTGCCAGGCAGCGAGGAGCGGATCGCCTGCGACAAGCTGATCATTGCGGTCGGACAGAAACCCTTTGCCCGAATCGTTTCGACCACCACCGGCATCAAGACCAACGAACGCGGCTACGTCATCACCGAAAACGCACCATTTTACGGCATGACGACCCGGGCCGGGGTATTTGCCGCCGGCGACGTGGTCCACGAGCCAAAAACCGTGATTCTCGCCATGCGTGAAGGGCGACGGGTCGCCGAGGCTCTCGACAGCTTCTTGCGCTCGAGAGATATCTGA
- a CDS encoding acyl-CoA dehydrogenase family protein: MKPIDQPEVLSTPEPAGSRAPFSDFLGTFKDSLKNVFRMREDMEQLSSTRGLPPYVLREIMATVPLSAFIPVEHGGRGGKLDEGIALLEAASYESLSLSLIFGINWALFIQPLTKYGQVSTQRAVFKDFMQKQKMGGLMITEPDYGSDALHMQTCWTKQGENCHITGTKHWAGLTGWADYWLLTARHSSPDKGLGRDIDFFICDANAAGQRIVVEEKFKNLGLYMIPYGRNQIDVLIPESHRLVAQTTGIKMMLDLLHRSRMQFPGMAMGFLTRILDEATAHCRQRKVGDRNLLGYDQVQARLAKIQSAVTICAAMCVSSSERAGLENNLAGQGLEANAIKTCVTDLMQEAAQSLLQLVGAKGYKLDHFAGRALVDSRPFQIFEGSNDILYAQISESLLKQMKMAKEKNLFGYLSGLDLTERSSPRLKKDLDFELDPAMSQRKLVELGLLVSRILVMNMVINLGDRGFDTRLIASCLTNLQQEISRGLTSYSFANRSEVIDLEDSHPGWRDFCHPTSNRTPST; this comes from the coding sequence ATGAAACCGATAGATCAACCTGAAGTTCTCTCCACGCCGGAGCCGGCTGGCAGCCGCGCACCATTTTCAGATTTTCTGGGGACGTTCAAAGACAGTTTAAAAAATGTATTCCGGATGCGTGAAGATATGGAGCAACTCAGTAGTACGCGTGGCCTGCCACCCTATGTATTACGCGAGATTATGGCCACAGTCCCGCTCTCAGCCTTTATTCCCGTCGAGCATGGTGGCCGTGGTGGCAAGCTGGATGAGGGGATTGCACTTCTCGAAGCCGCCTCTTATGAATCTCTCTCGCTCTCCCTAATCTTTGGCATCAACTGGGCCCTCTTTATCCAGCCGTTAACCAAGTATGGTCAAGTCTCCACCCAAAGAGCGGTCTTCAAAGATTTTATGCAGAAGCAAAAAATGGGTGGTTTGATGATCACCGAACCCGACTACGGCAGCGACGCGCTGCATATGCAGACATGCTGGACCAAGCAGGGGGAAAATTGTCACATCACGGGGACCAAACATTGGGCAGGGTTAACCGGTTGGGCTGACTACTGGCTGCTCACGGCTCGTCACAGCAGTCCAGATAAAGGCCTGGGGAGAGACATCGATTTTTTCATCTGTGATGCCAACGCCGCCGGCCAGCGAATTGTGGTCGAAGAAAAATTCAAAAATCTCGGACTGTATATGATCCCCTATGGCCGCAACCAGATCGATGTCCTGATCCCTGAATCCCACCGACTCGTCGCGCAGACGACTGGGATAAAGATGATGCTCGATTTGTTACATCGCAGCCGTATGCAGTTCCCTGGAATGGCGATGGGATTCCTGACGCGCATCCTCGATGAGGCGACGGCGCATTGCCGGCAACGGAAGGTGGGGGACAGAAACCTGCTCGGCTATGATCAGGTCCAGGCGCGCCTGGCAAAGATTCAATCTGCGGTCACAATTTGTGCGGCGATGTGCGTCAGTTCAAGCGAACGCGCGGGGCTCGAAAATAATCTGGCTGGACAAGGGCTGGAGGCCAACGCCATTAAGACCTGTGTGACAGATCTGATGCAGGAGGCGGCCCAGTCGTTGTTGCAACTGGTGGGGGCCAAAGGTTACAAGCTCGATCATTTTGCCGGCCGCGCCCTGGTCGACAGCCGTCCTTTCCAAATTTTTGAGGGTTCCAACGATATCCTCTACGCCCAAATCAGCGAGTCGCTTCTCAAGCAGATGAAAATGGCGAAGGAGAAGAATCTGTTTGGGTATCTAAGTGGCTTGGATTTAACCGAGCGCTCCAGTCCGCGGCTCAAAAAGGACCTCGACTTCGAATTGGATCCCGCCATGTCTCAACGTAAGCTGGTTGAACTGGGACTTTTGGTCAGTCGCATCCTGGTGATGAATATGGTTATCAACCTCGGCGACAGGGGTTTTGACACGCGGCTGATCGCCAGTTGCCTGACCAACCTGCAACAGGAGATATCACGCGGTTTGACAAGCTACTCCTTTGCGAACCGAAGCGAAGTCATCGACCTGGAGGATAGCCATCCCGGCTGGCGGGATTTTTGCCACCCCACATCGAACCGAACCCCATCAACATAA
- a CDS encoding branched-chain amino acid ABC transporter permease has product MDTFLQQLANGLTIGSMYALVALGYTMVYGVMRLINFAHGDMVAASAFVGLTIYTQVLGQAVSLGAVIAIFLLSAVVMAAVGVILERIAYRPLREAPRLSAVVSALGASLVIQNGIMLIWGPQMRIFPELVPQVYWDFGGVVISLIQVIILVLSLVLMVALYLFVEKTRMGAAIRASSIDQDAARLMGINVNSVIALIFIIGSSLGAVGGLFIGLYYRGITFNMGWQYGLYAFVAAIIGGIGNIPGAMLGGMLLGLFNAFISGYVSSTWSDAFTFILLIIILIVRPTGILGERVAEKV; this is encoded by the coding sequence ATGGATACCTTCCTGCAACAGTTGGCCAACGGTTTGACCATCGGCAGCATGTACGCCCTGGTCGCCCTCGGCTACACCATGGTCTACGGCGTCATGCGCCTTATCAACTTCGCCCATGGGGATATGGTGGCGGCCTCGGCCTTCGTCGGTCTGACCATCTATACCCAGGTCCTGGGGCAGGCGGTCTCCCTGGGTGCGGTGATCGCGATCTTCCTGCTCTCTGCGGTTGTCATGGCGGCGGTCGGCGTGATCCTCGAACGCATCGCCTATCGTCCCCTGCGGGAGGCGCCGCGCCTTTCAGCGGTGGTCTCTGCGCTCGGCGCCTCGCTGGTGATCCAGAACGGCATCATGCTGATCTGGGGGCCACAGATGCGGATCTTCCCGGAACTGGTTCCTCAGGTTTACTGGGACTTTGGCGGGGTGGTTATCAGTCTGATTCAGGTGATCATTCTGGTGCTGTCGCTGGTGTTGATGGTGGCGCTTTACCTGTTTGTTGAAAAGACCCGCATGGGTGCGGCGATCCGCGCCAGTTCGATTGATCAGGATGCCGCGCGCCTGATGGGGATCAACGTCAACAGCGTCATCGCCCTGATCTTCATCATCGGCTCCTCGCTCGGCGCGGTCGGCGGACTGTTTATTGGGCTTTACTATCGAGGCATCACCTTCAACATGGGTTGGCAGTACGGTTTATACGCTTTCGTGGCCGCGATTATCGGCGGAATCGGCAATATACCCGGCGCGATGCTGGGTGGCATGTTGCTCGGGTTGTTCAACGCTTTTATCTCGGGCTATGTCTCCAGCACCTGGTCTGACGCCTTCACCTTTATTCTGCTGATCATCATCCTGATTGTCCGTCCCACCGGGATTCTCGGTGAGCGGGTTGCGGAGAAAGTCTGA
- a CDS encoding ATP-binding cassette domain-containing protein yields MTNNDVLFEIKDLEVSYGSIAAIKGISLQVQKGEIVTILGANGAGKTTTMRTISQLLKAKAGSIRFKEHELTELPAHKIVKLGISHSPEGRRVFGILTVEENLMLGAYSQSKMDREVLGWVYQLFPRLKERRKQLAGTLSGGEQQMLAIGRALMSKPEMLLLDEPSLGIAPILVKAIFKQIKEIAKSGVTVLLVEQNAKAALKLADRGYVLDVGKIALSGTSAELLASEKIQEAYLGKKH; encoded by the coding sequence ATGACGAATAACGATGTGCTGTTTGAGATCAAGGATCTCGAGGTTTCTTACGGCAGTATCGCCGCGATCAAGGGGATCTCACTACAGGTCCAGAAAGGTGAGATCGTCACCATCCTTGGCGCTAACGGTGCCGGTAAAACCACGACCATGCGCACCATAAGTCAGCTGCTCAAGGCCAAGGCGGGTTCGATCCGCTTCAAGGAGCATGAACTGACCGAGCTGCCGGCGCACAAAATTGTCAAACTGGGGATCAGTCATTCGCCGGAGGGGCGTCGGGTGTTTGGCATCCTGACCGTCGAGGAGAACCTGATGCTTGGAGCTTACTCGCAAAGCAAGATGGATAGGGAAGTGCTCGGCTGGGTCTATCAGCTCTTTCCGCGCCTTAAAGAGCGGCGCAAACAGTTGGCAGGCACCCTGTCGGGCGGCGAGCAGCAGATGCTTGCCATCGGACGCGCGTTGATGAGCAAACCGGAGATGCTGCTGCTCGATGAGCCCTCACTCGGGATCGCGCCGATTCTGGTCAAGGCGATCTTCAAGCAGATCAAGGAGATCGCCAAGAGCGGCGTCACCGTGCTGCTGGTCGAGCAGAACGCCAAGGCGGCCCTCAAATTGGCCGATCGCGGCTATGTGCTCGATGTCGGCAAAATCGCCCTCTCCGGCACCTCGGCAGAGCTGCTGGCGTCGGAGAAGATCCAGGAAGCCTATCTGGGGAAGAAGCACTAA
- a CDS encoding branched-chain amino acid ABC transporter substrate-binding protein, with protein MKRCTRTILAATVAVLLAVPAFAAETLKVGVQAPITGSYANEGQGIENGVRLLAEQINAKGGVMGRQIEVITCDDQGTAMAAAICAKDLVNKGVSMVIGSYTSTCAQAAQKTYFDAKVLQTSDGTADGLTEHGYWTFLRNSFPNSAEAEFAANYMVNVKKYKRIVVLSDFSTYADGLANATEAAIKKLGGNVVSRDKIKADSQNFTPVLTNMKSKNPDAIFFAGYYSDGGQLRAQQLALGIKADFIGGDANDNPDFVKLAGSAAEGAFILNVPSPDVLPYAVAKTFIADYQKKYGIMPASIWGLMNIDGMRAIIHGMEQTKSFDTKKVSDYLHNLSEPLPGITGPIAFAKDGNRKGGAYVVKKIQADGTYSNEYVQ; from the coding sequence ATGAAAAGATGCACTCGTACCATCCTCGCCGCAACTGTTGCGGTACTGTTGGCCGTTCCGGCCTTTGCCGCTGAGACGCTGAAGGTTGGCGTCCAGGCTCCGATTACCGGCAGTTATGCCAACGAAGGACAAGGGATTGAGAACGGCGTCCGCCTGCTCGCCGAGCAGATCAACGCCAAAGGCGGCGTCATGGGCCGGCAGATTGAAGTGATCACCTGTGACGACCAAGGGACTGCTATGGCCGCGGCGATCTGCGCCAAGGATCTTGTCAATAAAGGCGTTTCGATGGTCATTGGCTCCTATACCTCGACCTGTGCCCAAGCCGCTCAGAAGACCTATTTTGATGCAAAGGTGTTGCAGACCTCCGATGGCACTGCCGACGGTCTGACCGAGCACGGTTACTGGACCTTCCTGCGCAACTCCTTCCCGAACAGCGCTGAAGCGGAATTTGCCGCTAACTACATGGTTAATGTTAAGAAGTACAAGCGTATCGTCGTACTGTCCGACTTCTCGACCTATGCTGATGGCCTGGCCAATGCCACGGAAGCCGCAATCAAAAAGCTCGGCGGTAACGTGGTTTCGCGCGACAAGATCAAGGCCGACTCGCAGAACTTTACTCCGGTTCTGACCAACATGAAGTCGAAAAATCCTGACGCGATCTTCTTCGCCGGTTACTACTCCGATGGTGGCCAGTTGCGCGCCCAGCAGCTGGCGCTCGGCATTAAGGCCGACTTCATCGGTGGCGACGCCAACGACAATCCGGACTTCGTCAAATTGGCCGGTTCCGCAGCCGAGGGAGCCTTCATCCTCAACGTCCCGTCACCTGACGTGCTCCCCTACGCCGTCGCCAAGACCTTCATTGCCGACTACCAGAAGAAATATGGCATAATGCCCGCTTCGATCTGGGGTCTGATGAATATCGACGGCATGCGTGCCATCATCCACGGCATGGAGCAGACCAAGAGTTTCGACACCAAGAAGGTCTCCGACTACCTGCATAATCTGAGCGAGCCGCTACCGGGGATCACCGGTCCGATCGCCTTTGCTAAAGATGGCAACCGTAAGGGCGGCGCCTATGTCGTCAAGAAAATTCAGGCTGATGGCACATATTCTAACGAATATGTTCAATAA